CTGAAGGTGGCCGGCGATGAGTAGCCGCGCCAGGGCTCAGCCCCGGGCGGGCGCACGGGAGTTGAACGTGCGCCGGTAGGCGGATGGCGAGATGCCGAGCGTGGCGCGCATGTGCTGGCGCAGGGAGTTGGACGTGCCGAAGCCGGCCCGGTCCGCGACCTGGTCGACCGATAGCACGCTGGACTCCAGCAACTGTCGTGCCAGCTCGACCCGTTGAGCCGTCAGCCACTGTCCCGGCGTGGTGCCGACCTCGGCGTGGAAATGCCGCGTGAAGCTGCGCACGCTCATCCGGGCGTGCGCCGCCAGCTCGGTCAGGGTGATCGGCCGTCCCAAGTGCTCCATCGCCCAGACCCGGGTGGCGGCCGTGCCGCTCGACTCCGGCTCCGGGACCGGCCGTTCGACATACTGCGCCTGCCCGCCGTCGCGCCAGGGCGGGACCACGCAGCGGCGGGCGACCTGGTTGGCCACCTGGCTGCCGTAGTCGCGCCGCACCAGGTGCAGGCACAGGTCCACCCCGGCCGCCGCGCCCGCAGAGGTGAGGATCGTGCCGGTGTCCACGAAGAGCACGTCCCGGTCCACCCGCACCCGGGGGAACGTGCGCTGGAAGTGCGCGGCCTCCCGCCAGTGCGTGGTCGCCGGGTGGTCGTCCAGCAGCCCGGCCGCCGCCAGCACGTACGACGCGGTGCATATCGAGGCGATGCGGGTGCTCGGCCGCAGCCGCGCGAACGCGGCGGCCAGCTCCGGCGGCAGCGGCCCGCCCTCGCGCATGGCCCCCAGCTTCTCGGACGGCGTGATGACGAACGTGTCCGCCGCCGCCAGCGCCGAGGCGTCGTGCTCCACGGCGATCGCGAACCCGGCGTCGCCGCGCACCGGCCGCCCGTCGAGCGTGCAGGTGATCACCTCGTACAACGGCTCCCCGTCCGGCCCCTCGGCGCCGCCGAAGATCCGCGCGGGGATGCCCAACTCGAACGGGATCACCCCGTCCAGGGCGAGGACGACGACACGGTGCGGAGGAACGGCCATGGCCAGATCCTGTCATACCCTGGCCATCTGGCCAGTGCCGGTCGCCCGCCGGGCCGCGCAGGCTGGTGCCATGAACGAGCACACCGCCGAAGCACCAACGATGCGCGCCGTCAGCCTCCGCACCTGGGGCGCGCCCGATGTCCTCACCCTGATCGACACCCCCCGGCCCGCCCCCGGCCCGACCGAGATCCTGGTCCGCGTGCATGCCGCCGGGGTCAACCCGACCGACTGGAAGTCCCGGCGGCACGGCGGCTTCGGGCTGTGGAACGACCCGGTGATCCTCGGCTACGACGTCTCCGGCGTGGTCGAGGCGGTCGGCACCGGCGTGACCCTGTTCCGGCCGGGCGACGAGGTGTTCGGCATGCCGCGCTTCCCGCACCAGGCGGGTGCCTACGCCGAGTATGTCGCCGCCCCCGCCCGCCACTTCGCCCACAAGCCCGCCGCGATCGACCACCCCCACGCCGCCGCGCTGCCGCTCGCCGGGCTGACCTCCCTCCAGGCCCTGACCGAGGCCGCCGGCGTGCTGCCCGGCCAGCGGGTCCTGATCCACGCGGCGGCCGGCGGCGTCGGCCACCTCGCCGTCCAGATCGCCAAGACGCTCGGCGCCCACGTCATCGGCACCGCCTCGGCCGCCAAGCACCCGCTGCTGCGCGAGCTGGGCGCGGACGAGCTGATCGACTACCGGACGACCGACTTCGCCGAGGTCCTCCGGGACGTGGACGCGGTCGTCGACACGATCGGCGGCGACTACGGGACCCGCTCCCTGCGTGTCCTGCGGCCCGGCGGCACCCTGGTCACGCTCGCCTCCCCCACCGACGCGCCGCCAAAGGCACCCGGCTTCCGCACCGGCTTCACCCTGGTCGAGCCGGACCACGCGGGCCTGAAGACGCTCGCCGAGCTGGTGACGGCGGGCCGCCTGCGCGCTGAGATCGACTCGGTCCTGCCGCTGGAGCGGGCCGCGAAGGCCCACGAGCTGGGCGAGTCGGGCCGCACGACGGGCAAGATCGTCCTCACGGTCTGACCTTCCGGAAGTGACGCGCGGGAGGAGGGCGGCCCTGCGTGATGTCGCGGACGGGCCGCGTGTCATCCCCCATACCCGTATGGTCGGACACCCTCGAAGAAGGCGGCCAGCTCCGCGCGTTGGGTGGCGATGGCGCGTCCGGGCGTGATGTGCCGATGTTCCCGGTGACGGTCTCGCGGGGCAGGCCGTGAATCCCTGACCGCGCCGAAATCACCCCGGAGGGGTGCTGTGTTGGCGGGGGCGGCGGTCAACGGGCCTGTGGATTGTTGGGATTGGTCGTCCACAGGTGAGGAGTATCTGTGCAGGTCGCGTGCCTGTGCACAGCCTGTGGATAACTTTGCGGCGGTCCGGTTGGCCGTGACGCGGGGGCAGGTCAGGGAGGTGGCCCGGCCGCATGGTGGGAGCCGTCCGGAAAACCGCGCGACGGTCTCAGACGGTCGGCGGAACCGGGGAGAACAACGGCTCAAGGGTCTTGGCGATGCCGTCCGCGTCGTTCCCCGCGGTGATCTCGTCGGCTATGGCGAGGACTTCGGGGTGCGCGTCCGCCATCGCCACGCCGTGGGCGGCCCACAGCAGCATCGGGATGTCGTTGGGCATGTCGCCGAACGCGATCGTCTCCGACGCCTTCACACCCAGCCGGCGGGCCGCCAGCGACAGGCCGGTGGCCTTCGTCAGGCCCAGCGGCAGCATCTCCACCAGGTCGCGGCCCGAGACCACGATCGTCACCGAGTCACCGACCAACCCGCGGGCGGCGGACGCCAGTTCGTCGTCGGTCAGACCCGGGCACTGGACATAGAGCTTGATGACCGGCTCCGCGAACAGCGCCGTGCGGTCCACCTCGGCGGTGGAGAGCGGGACGCGGTCCCCGCCCCGGAAGCCGCTGTGCACCACCGCCTCGAAGCGGCCGTCCATCACGATCTCGCCGTCGAGGCCGTCCCGGTTGACCGCGACCGCGACCGGGCCGAGGCCGGTCTCCAGCCGCTCCAGCGCGTACCGCGCCACGGCGCGGTCCAGCGTGACCGACGTCAGCAGGCGGTGCTCCCCGGCGTGGTAGAGCTGGGCGCCCTGGCCGCACACCGTCAGACCCCGGTACCCGAGGTCGTCCAGGATGTGCCGCGTCGAGGCCACCCCCCGGCCGGTCACGACGAGGTGCTCCGCGCCCGCCGCCTGCGCGGCGACGAGCGCGTCCCGGGTGCGCTGCGAGATCGTGTGGTCGCCGCGCAGCAGCGTGCCGTCCAGGTCGGTCGCGACCAGCCGGTACGGAAAACGGCGCGGCAGCGACACCGCGCGCCTCACTTCGCCACCGGCTCCAGCACCTCGCGCCCGCCCAGGTACGGCCGCAGCGCCGCCGGGACCCGCACCGAGCCGTCCGCCCGCTGGTGATTCTCCAGGAGGGCGACGATCGTGCGCGGTACCGCGCACAGCGTGCCGTTCAGCGTGGCGAGCGGGCGGATTCCGGCGTCCTTCGTCCGCATCCGGATGGACAGGCGGCGCGCCTGGAACTCCGCGCAGTTCGACGTGGAGGTCAGCTCGCGGTACTTGCCCTGGGTCGGGATCCACGCCTCGCAGTCGAACTTCCTGGCGGCCGACGCCCCCAGGTCGCCGCTGGCCACGTCGATCACGCGGAAGGGCAGCTCCAGGGAGGTCAGCCACCGCTTCTCCCACTCCAGCAGCCGCGCCAGCTCCGCCTCCGCGTCGTCGGGGGCGACGTACGAGAACATCTCCACCTTGTCGAACTGGTGCACTCGGAAGATGCCCCGGGTGTCCTTGCCGTACGAGCCGGCCTCGCGGCGGAAGCACGGCGAGAAGCCCGCGTAGCGCAGCGGGAGCTGGTCCGCGTCCAGGATCTCGTCCATGTGGTAGGCGGCAAGCGGGACTTCGGAGGTGCCGACGAGGTAGAAATCGTCCTTCTCCAGGTGGTACACGTCCTGGGCGGCCTGGCCGAGGAAGCCGGTGCCCTCCATGGCGCGCGGCTTGACCAGCGCGGGCGTGAGCATGGGGACGAACCCGGCCTCGGCCGCCTGCGCGACCGCCGCGTTGACCAGGGCCAGCTCCAGCAGGGCGCCGACGCCGGTCAGGTAGTAGAAGCGGGAGCCGGACACCTTCGCGCCGCGCTCGGTGTCGATCGCGCCGAGGACGTGGCCCAGGTCGAGGTGGTCCCTCGGGGCGAAGCCCTCGGCCTCGAAGTCGCGGATCGTGCCGTGCGTCTCGCGGACGACGAAATCGTCCTCGCCGCCCACGGGGACGTCGGGATGCACGATGTTGCCGAGCTGGAGCAGCAGCCGCTGGGCCTCGGCGGCGGCCTCGTCGCGCTCGGCGTCGGCGGCTTTCACCGCGCCGGACAGCTCGCCGGCGCGGGCCAGCAGGGCGGCCTTCTCGTCGCCCTGGGCGCGCGGGACGCGCTTGCCGAGCTGCTTCTGCTCGGCGCGCAGCTCGTCGAAGCGGGAACTGGACGACCGGCGCCGCTCGTCGGCGGAGATCAGCGCGTCGACGATGCCGACGTCCTCTCCACGGGCGCGCTGCGAGGCGCGCACTCGGTCGGGGTCCTCACGGAGCAGGCGAAGGTCAATCACGGACCCAGGCTACCGGGGCGGGTCCCGGGGATTGCATCGGAAAAGCGCGGGGTGGCTTTTGAGGTGATTTGCCGGAAAGGTCGCCGGAAAGAAATCCACAGGTCAGGGGGCGATCCCGCAAAGTTATCCACAGGTGAGTGGGGGGCTGTGGATGACGTGGTGGATTGTTCGGCGGCGCGGACGGTGCGGCGGAGAATTCCCCATTCAAACCGCTCTCACACTCACTTACGGAGGAAATCGCATCACGCTCAAGGGTTGTCCGGTGCGCGCGGGGTGACGAATCATGATCCAACAGCCTGTGCGCCACTTCGCTGCCGTAACGGGTATATGTCGATGATGTCCGATTCGGAGTGTCGACTTATGCACAGCACGCAGGGTGTCCTGTGGATAACTTTCCGGACACTCCACAGACTGTCAGATTCCACCCCCGGGCCCGCCCCCGTTCAGCCCCCGCTCAGTCCCCGCTCAGTCCCTCCGGGGGGCCTGCCTGCCGTCCAGGCAGCGTGTCAGCCAGTCCGCCGCCGTCAGGAAATCGGCGTCCGCCGTGCCCGCCCGCACCGTCGGCTCGACGTTGTCGTGGCGCGGATACGACCCCAGATACCGCACGTCCGCGCACAGCCGCTTCAGACCCATCAGCGCCTCGCCGACCCGTCGCTCCGAGACGTGCCCCTCACAGTCCGCCGAGAAGCTGTACTGCCCGATGCCCTTGCCCGTGGGCCGGGACTCGATGCGGACCAGGTTCACCCCGCAGGTCGCGTACTCCTGGAGCACCTCCAGCAGCGCGCCCGGGTGGTCGCCGCGCAGCCACAGCACCACCGACGTCTTGTCCGCGCCGGTCGGCGCCGCCGGCCGGGCCGGACGGCCGACCAGCACGAAGCGCGTGGTGGCGTTGTGCGCGTCGTGGATGTCGGTGACCAGCGGTTCGAGCCCGTAAGTCGGGGCGGCGAACTCCCCCGCGAAGGCCGCGTCGAAACGACCCTCCTGCACCAGCCGGGCGCCGTCCGCGTTCGACGCCGCCGACTCCCACTGCGCCTCCGGCAGGAAACGCTCCAGCCAGCCCCGCACCTGCGGCTGTGCCACCGGGTGCCCGGTGACCGTCTTGATGTTCTCGATCGGCGTGCCGGGCCGGACCAGCAGCGCGAACGCGATCGGCAGCAGCACCTCGCGGTAGATCATCAGGGGCTCGCCCGAGGCCAGCTCGTCCACGGTGGCGGTGACGCCGCCCTCCACCGAGTTCTCGATGGGGACCAGCGCACCCGCCGCCGCGCCGGAACGCACGGCGTCGAGCGCGGCGGGCACGGAGATCATGGGCACCAGCTCGCGGGTGGCCGCCTCGGGCAGCGTGCGGAGCGCGGCTTCGGTGAAAGTCCCCTCGGGGCCGAGATAGGTATAACGGCTTGCGGCTGTCATGCCGCTACGGTAGCCCCGCGCGCCCGATCGTCGCCCTCCGTCTCAGTTGCTGAACCGTCCGCTTTCCGCCGGCGCGGCGAGCGGGCGGCTCGCCGGTCATCCACGGCCCGGCTGCCGCGCCGCCGTCGCTCACCGGCCCTCGAGCAGTGCTTGACCGACGTACTCCCCCTCCGCCGCGCCGCGCGGAACGGCGAACAGACCACTGGCCTCATGGCGGATGAACGGGGAGAGCGCGTCGCCCCGGTCGAGCTTCCGCTGCACGGGGACGAAGCCGCGCAGCGGGTCCGCCTGCCAGGAGATGAAGAGCAGGCCGGCGTCCGGGCTGCCGTCGTCGCGGAATCCATCGTGGAACGAGAACGGGCGGCGCAGCATCGCGGCGCCGCCGTTCGTCTCGGGGGCGGTGACGCGGACGTGCGCGTTGGCGGCGATGAGGGGCGTGCCGTCGGCGTCGGCGGCCTCCAGGTCGACGGGGGCCGTCTCGGCGTCACCGGTCAGCGGGGAGCCGTCGGACTTGCGCCGTCCTATGACGCGCTCCTGCTCCTCCACCGGGCGCGCCTCCCAGTCGTCCAGCAGCATGCGGATACGGCGGAAGACGACGTAGGAGCCGTTGGCCATCCAAGCGGGGTCACCCTCGGCGGGGACGAAGATCCGTTCCGCGAAGTCGTCGTCGCCGGGCTGGGGGTTGTTGGTGCCGTCGATCTGGCCCATGAGGTTGCGCGTGGTCATGGGGTGGGCGGTGGCCCCCGGGCTGCGGTTGAAGCCGGTCATCTGCCAGCGCAGGGCGGCGGTCTCGTCGGCGGCGCGGTGCAGGACGCGCAGCGCGTGGAAGGCGACGAGGGCGTCGTCGGCGCCGATCTGGACCCACAGGTCGCCGTTGGAACGGCGCTCGTCGAGGGCGTCGTTCGAGAAGCGCGGCAGCGGGTCGAGGCCGGCGGGGCGGGCGTCGGTGAGGTCGACGGCGTCGAAGAAGCTGTTGCCGAAGCCGAAGGTGAGGGTGAGGGAGGACGGCCCGGCGTCGCGGGCGACGGCGGTGTCGGTGGCGCTGTCGGGGGTGCGGCCGGCCATCAGCTCGGCGGCCAGGGCGGACCAGCGGCGCAGCAGCGCGGCGGCCTCGCGGCGGCCGGAGGCGGGGGCGAGGTCGAACGCGGCGAGGTGGCCGTGCGCCTGCGCGGGGGTGGTGATGCCGGGCTGGTGGGTGCCGTGGAAGGGGATGGCGGTGGTGCCGAGAGTGGTCAGGGCGGGTCCTTCGCCGTTGTCGGTCGCGGCGGAGTGGGCGATGGCGCCGGTGGTGGTGCCGATGGCGATCCCGGCGGCGCCGGCCGTGCTGGCGGTGGTGAGCAGCCGGCGGCGGGTCAGGGGTGCGGGGCCATCGGGGCGTTCGCGGCGTTCGGGACGGTCGGGGTGTTCGCGGCGTTCCGGATGTTCTGGGCGTTCAGTCATCTTCGATCACTCGATGGGAAGGGTGGCGGTCTCGGTCACCTGATCGATGTCCGAGGTGCGGATGGTGAGGGCGAGCCGCCAGTCGCCGGGGCGCGGGAGCTGGAGGCCGGTGACGGTCCACTGGGCGGCGTCGCTCTGGACGGGGTCGTAGCGCAGCGGGCCGAGGTCCTCGTCGGGGAGGGTGAGCGCGACGCGCACCTCGGCGGCCGTGGCGGGACGGCCCTCGGGGTCGGAGAGGTGGATCTGGAGGGTGTTCTCCCCGGTGTGGGCGGGGGAGAGGTCGAGCCGGGCGGTGCCCTGGCCGCCGTCGCCGCCCGTGTCGTAGGGGATGTCGACGGAGACCGGCTCGTCCGTCATGTGGTCGCCGGTCTCCGCCCCGGCCTCGGTTCCGGTGTCGGAGGCGGTGCGGGCGGGGGTGGTGCCGCTGAGCCAGGTGGCGACGGCGAGGAGGACGGCGGCGATGGCGGCCTCGGCGAGGACGGAACGGCGCAGGGCCGCGCGGTGCGGGTCGGCGTCGCGGGCCTTGCGGCGGTCGGCCCGCCGGATCGCGGCGCGCTGGCGGGCGAGCTGCTGGGCGCGGGCCGGATCCGCCCCCGCGTCCGCCCCCGCCGCGGCTGACGGCGACGGCGCCGTGTCCGGCTCGGGGACGAGGACGTCGCCGAGGCGGGCCGTCCAGCGGCGGGAGTTCCACGCGACGCACAGCAGCGCCCCGACGATGCCGACCTTGAGCAGCAGCAGTCGGCCGTACTGGGTGTCGGTCAGGCCGGACCAGGACCAGCCGATCTGCCGCCACGCCTGGTAGAGGCCGGTGACGGTCAGGACCGTGACGCTGGTCAGGGCGAGCCGCGAGAAACGGCGGACGGCGGCGCGCGGCACGGCCGGGCCGGCGCGGAGCAGGGTGAGGAGGGTGGCGAGCCCGCCGAGCCAGGTGGCGACGGCGAGCAGGTGGAGGACGTCGGCGGGGATGGCGAGGGCGGTCTGCCGCCCGGTGGAGGCGTGTTCGGCCATGGCCCAGGTGGCGGCCAGGCCGGTGGCGAGGATGACGCCGCCGAGCGCCAGACCGAAGGTGAGGTCGCGGACGCGGACGTCGTGGTCCTCGTCCCGGTCGTCCTCGGCGGCGGTGACCAGGCGGGCGTAGCCGCCGTGCAGGAGCGCGATGAGCAGTCCGGCGGCGGCGAGCAGCAGGAGCCGGGTGACCAGGGCGGTGCCCGTCTTGGTGTCGATGACGTCGCGCAGGCCGCCGAGGTCGAGGGCGTCGGCGAGGCGGCCGGTGGTGGTGTAGGGCGTGCGCAGCAGCAGGAGCGCGATGGTCGCGGCGGTGAGGGTGGTCCAGCCGGTGAGGGTGACGCGCTGGACGGCGGGCGCGGCGGCGGCCTCCCGCCGGCAGAGCAGGACGAACGCGCAGGCGCCGGCCAGCAGCAGGAATCCGGCGTAGGCGGCGTAGCGGGCGATGTCGTAGAGGAGCCCGACGCCGCCTTCGCCCACGGCCTGGTCGGGGAGCTCGACGGTGGTGGCGGAGGGGGCGCCGATGGAGAAGGTGAACGCGCCGGCGATGGGGTGGCTGTCGGCGGAGACGGCCTGCCAGGCCACGGTGTAGGTGCCGTCCTCCAGACCGGGGCGGAGGGCGACGGCGTGGGTGTCGTCGCCCTCGTCCGTCACGTCGCCGGTGTCGGCGCGTTCGGCCCGCGGGTCGAGGACGCGGATGGAGTCGTCGGAGAGGGCGACCTGTTCGGAGAAGGTGAGGGTGACCTGTGCCGGTGCCGTGGCCACCACCTCCCCGTCCGCCGGGGTGCTGCCGGTGAGCGAGGCGTGCGCGGCGGCGGGCGTGGCACCCAGCAGCAGCGTGGCCAGCGCCGCGACGACGATCAGCAGCGGCGCGGCCGGTGAGCGGACAGCGGCGGGGGTGGTGGTGGTCATGGCTGGTGTCACTCCCCGGTGTGGGTGGCGGCTTCGACCGGCACGTCGAGGGTGATCGGGTCCGAGGTCTCGAAGCGGAGCTCGACGGACACGGTGTCGCCTTCGACGGGCTCGCGGGTCAGGCCGAGGAACATCAGGTGGTTGCCGCCCCGGGACAGGCTCAGCTCGCCGTGGGCGGGGATGGGGAGGGAGTCCACCCGGCGCATGGCGTTGTCGACGGTCTCGTGGATCTCGGCCGAGTCGGCGATGTCGCTGGTGGCGGAGAGGAGGGTGTCATCGGTGTCACCGGCGTTCTCGACGGTGAGGAAGCCGCCGGCCATGTCCTCGGTGGCGGGTTCGGGGATGTAGGCGCCGGTGACGGTCAGTTCGGGACCGCCGTCGCCGCCCGCACCGCCGTCGCCGCTCCCGCCGCCGCAGGCGCCGAGGGCCAGGGCGAACGCGAGGGCGGCGGATGCCGTGGCCGCGCGGGCTCCGGTCATGGCAGCTCTCCGGCGAGGAGCCCGGGCAGGTCCCGCTCGAAGGTCTGGGCGGTGACGCCCTCGGTGTAGATGACGTGGGCCTTGTCGTCGGTGGGAAGGAAGGCGACGACCTGGGTGCCGTGGGTGGAGACGATGTCGCCGTTCTCGTCCTCGTAGGACGGCTCGATGTGGATGCCCAGGGAGCGGGCGGCCTCCTGGATGGTCGTGAAGTCGCCGGTGAGGCCGGTGAAGTCGGGGTCCTGCGCCTGGAGCCAGGTGCCGAGCGATTCCGGGGTGTCGCGTTCGGGGTCGGTGGTGACGAAGACGACGCGGAGGTCGGCGCGCTGCTCCTCGGTGAGGCCGGCGGTGGCGACGGCGATGTTGCTCATGGTGAGCGGGCAGATGTCGGGGCAGTGGGTGTAGCCGAAGTAGAGCAGGGTGGCGTGACCGGCGGTCTCGGCGGCGAAGTCGTAGGGCTCGCCGTGGGTGTCGGTGAGGACCAGCTCCGGTTTGGCGAAGGGCTGGTCGAGCACGGTGCCCTCGTCCGGGGTGGTGCCGCCGGAGACCTCGGCGGCCGGGTTGTCGTGGTCGTGCTCGGCGCTGTCGTCCCCGCCATCGCTTCCGCAGGCCGCCAGGGCGAGGGCGGTGGCGGTGGCGATGAGGGCGGTGCTGATTCTGCGCAGGTGCATGGCGTGTTTTCGGTTCCGTGTGAGTGAGGTGGCGCGGGGCGGACCGGTAACGGCCGGTCCGCCCCGCCGTGGGACGGGTGGGTCAGGACTCGGTGGAACGGCGGCGGCCGGCGAGCACGCCGAACGCGACACCGGCCACACCGACGGCGATGCCGACGCCCGCCAGGACGCGGGCGGTGGTGTCGGTCGTGTCGTCGCCGGACTCGGCGGCGACCGGCTCGGCGTGGTCGCCGTCCTCCGCCTCCCCGGCCTCCCCGGCCTCCCCGGCGTCGTCGTCACCGGTGCCGTGGTCGTCGCCGTCAGCGGGGGCGAGGGCGAGCACGGCCGCCGGGTGCTCGGGTTCGGCCTCGCCCTCGACGGGCTCCTCGATCCAGCGCACGACCTCGTCGTTGTCGTAGGTCTGGACGGCCTTGAACAGCACCTGGTCCACGTCCTCCGGCAGCGGGCCGACCGAGATCGGGAACTGCTGGAACTGGCCGGGCTCGATCTCGCCACCCGTCCATGTGATCACGCTGGGCGCCTCGGTGATCTCGCTGCCGTGGAGCTCCACCGGCTCGTCCAGCTCGGCGGTCTCGACCTCGACCTCCCAGCCGGGAACGGGCTGCGGCTGCACGGAGGCCAGCGGGTGGTCGAGGTCGAGATGGACCTCCAGGCGGATGGTCGAGGCGTTGTCGCGCTCGTTGGGGACCTTGATGTTGACGGTGCTGTAGCCGCCCTGCTCGGCCTCGTCGGGGTCGACGCTGACGTGGGCGGAGGCGGCGGGGGCGGTGAACGCGAGGAAGGCCCCGGCGGTCAGGGCGGTGGCGACGGAGGCGGCGACGCGTGTGCGGGTCATATGAGCACTCCACAGAGAGGTGTGGTGGATGAGAGGGATGGCGAGCGCGCGGCGACGGCGCACTCGCCCCTTCCGTCCCTTCCGGGAGCGCTGCGGGGAGTGCGTCAGGCCGCGAGAGTGAACCGGTGCGCCGTGCGCGCGGGCGGCCCGCGCCGGGTGACGGCACGTGCGAGCACCACGCCGCGCGGGGCGGGCAGGAACGCCCGGTCGGCGCGCGGCGGGAGGAGCGGCGCGGGAACGTTCGCGCGCGGGCCGCCGCCGGACAGGACGCGCGCCAGGCGCAGGGCGCGCCGCAGCGGCGGCAGCTGGGTCGAGAGGGTGATGAGCTGCCACAGGGCGGCCTCGCCGCGTCGCAGCAGCCAGCCGGCGGTGAGCGCGGCGAGGAGGTGGCCGAGCAGCATCGGCCAGGAGGCCAGGGAGGCGATGGCGTCGCCGAGACAGCTGTCGCCGCCGGTGGACGCGGCGGCGCCCGTTCCGCCGTGGCCGGCGTGCGGGCCGAGGCCGGCGGCGCGGACCATGCGGACGGCCTCGGCCTGGGTGAGGTCGACGGCGTGGTCGTCGCACAGCAGCCGGGCGGCG
Above is a window of Streptomyces sp. NBC_01803 DNA encoding:
- a CDS encoding GlxA family transcriptional regulator — protein: MAVPPHRVVVLALDGVIPFELGIPARIFGGAEGPDGEPLYEVITCTLDGRPVRGDAGFAIAVEHDASALAAADTFVITPSEKLGAMREGGPLPPELAAAFARLRPSTRIASICTASYVLAAAGLLDDHPATTHWREAAHFQRTFPRVRVDRDVLFVDTGTILTSAGAAAGVDLCLHLVRRDYGSQVANQVARRCVVPPWRDGGQAQYVERPVPEPESSGTAATRVWAMEHLGRPITLTELAAHARMSVRSFTRHFHAEVGTTPGQWLTAQRVELARQLLESSVLSVDQVADRAGFGTSNSLRQHMRATLGISPSAYRRTFNSRAPARG
- a CDS encoding NADP-dependent oxidoreductase, with amino-acid sequence MNEHTAEAPTMRAVSLRTWGAPDVLTLIDTPRPAPGPTEILVRVHAAGVNPTDWKSRRHGGFGLWNDPVILGYDVSGVVEAVGTGVTLFRPGDEVFGMPRFPHQAGAYAEYVAAPARHFAHKPAAIDHPHAAALPLAGLTSLQALTEAAGVLPGQRVLIHAAAGGVGHLAVQIAKTLGAHVIGTASAAKHPLLRELGADELIDYRTTDFAEVLRDVDAVVDTIGGDYGTRSLRVLRPGGTLVTLASPTDAPPKAPGFRTGFTLVEPDHAGLKTLAELVTAGRLRAEIDSVLPLERAAKAHELGESGRTTGKIVLTV
- a CDS encoding HAD family hydrolase: MRRAVSLPRRFPYRLVATDLDGTLLRGDHTISQRTRDALVAAQAAGAEHLVVTGRGVASTRHILDDLGYRGLTVCGQGAQLYHAGEHRLLTSVTLDRAVARYALERLETGLGPVAVAVNRDGLDGEIVMDGRFEAVVHSGFRGGDRVPLSTAEVDRTALFAEPVIKLYVQCPGLTDDELASAARGLVGDSVTIVVSGRDLVEMLPLGLTKATGLSLAARRLGVKASETIAFGDMPNDIPMLLWAAHGVAMADAHPEVLAIADEITAGNDADGIAKTLEPLFSPVPPTV
- the serS gene encoding serine--tRNA ligase, which codes for MIDLRLLREDPDRVRASQRARGEDVGIVDALISADERRRSSSSRFDELRAEQKQLGKRVPRAQGDEKAALLARAGELSGAVKAADAERDEAAAEAQRLLLQLGNIVHPDVPVGGEDDFVVRETHGTIRDFEAEGFAPRDHLDLGHVLGAIDTERGAKVSGSRFYYLTGVGALLELALVNAAVAQAAEAGFVPMLTPALVKPRAMEGTGFLGQAAQDVYHLEKDDFYLVGTSEVPLAAYHMDEILDADQLPLRYAGFSPCFRREAGSYGKDTRGIFRVHQFDKVEMFSYVAPDDAEAELARLLEWEKRWLTSLELPFRVIDVASGDLGASAARKFDCEAWIPTQGKYRELTSTSNCAEFQARRLSIRMRTKDAGIRPLATLNGTLCAVPRTIVALLENHQRADGSVRVPAALRPYLGGREVLEPVAK
- the pheA gene encoding prephenate dehydratase; this translates as MTAASRYTYLGPEGTFTEAALRTLPEAATRELVPMISVPAALDAVRSGAAAGALVPIENSVEGGVTATVDELASGEPLMIYREVLLPIAFALLVRPGTPIENIKTVTGHPVAQPQVRGWLERFLPEAQWESAASNADGARLVQEGRFDAAFAGEFAAPTYGLEPLVTDIHDAHNATTRFVLVGRPARPAAPTGADKTSVVLWLRGDHPGALLEVLQEYATCGVNLVRIESRPTGKGIGQYSFSADCEGHVSERRVGEALMGLKRLCADVRYLGSYPRHDNVEPTVRAGTADADFLTAADWLTRCLDGRQAPRRD
- the efeB gene encoding iron uptake transporter deferrochelatase/peroxidase subunit → MTERPEHPERREHPDRPERRERPDGPAPLTRRRLLTTASTAGAAGIAIGTTTGAIAHSAATDNGEGPALTTLGTTAIPFHGTHQPGITTPAQAHGHLAAFDLAPASGRREAAALLRRWSALAAELMAGRTPDSATDTAVARDAGPSSLTLTFGFGNSFFDAVDLTDARPAGLDPLPRFSNDALDERRSNGDLWVQIGADDALVAFHALRVLHRAADETAALRWQMTGFNRSPGATAHPMTTRNLMGQIDGTNNPQPGDDDFAERIFVPAEGDPAWMANGSYVVFRRIRMLLDDWEARPVEEQERVIGRRKSDGSPLTGDAETAPVDLEAADADGTPLIAANAHVRVTAPETNGGAAMLRRPFSFHDGFRDDGSPDAGLLFISWQADPLRGFVPVQRKLDRGDALSPFIRHEASGLFAVPRGAAEGEYVGQALLEGR
- a CDS encoding copper resistance CopC/CopD family protein, with the translated sequence MTTTTPAAVRSPAAPLLIVVAALATLLLGATPAAAHASLTGSTPADGEVVATAPAQVTLTFSEQVALSDDSIRVLDPRAERADTGDVTDEGDDTHAVALRPGLEDGTYTVAWQAVSADSHPIAGAFTFSIGAPSATTVELPDQAVGEGGVGLLYDIARYAAYAGFLLLAGACAFVLLCRREAAAAPAVQRVTLTGWTTLTAATIALLLLRTPYTTTGRLADALDLGGLRDVIDTKTGTALVTRLLLLAAAGLLIALLHGGYARLVTAAEDDRDEDHDVRVRDLTFGLALGGVILATGLAATWAMAEHASTGRQTALAIPADVLHLLAVATWLGGLATLLTLLRAGPAVPRAAVRRFSRLALTSVTVLTVTGLYQAWRQIGWSWSGLTDTQYGRLLLLKVGIVGALLCVAWNSRRWTARLGDVLVPEPDTAPSPSAAAGADAGADPARAQQLARQRAAIRRADRRKARDADPHRAALRRSVLAEAAIAAVLLAVATWLSGTTPARTASDTGTEAGAETGDHMTDEPVSVDIPYDTGGDGGQGTARLDLSPAHTGENTLQIHLSDPEGRPATAAEVRVALTLPDEDLGPLRYDPVQSDAAQWTVTGLQLPRPGDWRLALTIRTSDIDQVTETATLPIE
- a CDS encoding copper chaperone PCu(A)C codes for the protein MTGARAATASAALAFALALGACGGGSGDGGAGGDGGPELTVTGAYIPEPATEDMAGGFLTVENAGDTDDTLLSATSDIADSAEIHETVDNAMRRVDSLPIPAHGELSLSRGGNHLMFLGLTREPVEGDTVSVELRFETSDPITLDVPVEAATHTGE
- a CDS encoding SCO family protein, with the translated sequence MHLRRISTALIATATALALAACGSDGGDDSAEHDHDNPAAEVSGGTTPDEGTVLDQPFAKPELVLTDTHGEPYDFAAETAGHATLLYFGYTHCPDICPLTMSNIAVATAGLTEEQRADLRVVFVTTDPERDTPESLGTWLQAQDPDFTGLTGDFTTIQEAARSLGIHIEPSYEDENGDIVSTHGTQVVAFLPTDDKAHVIYTEGVTAQTFERDLPGLLAGELP
- a CDS encoding YcnI family copper-binding membrane protein — translated: MTRTRVAASVATALTAGAFLAFTAPAASAHVSVDPDEAEQGGYSTVNIKVPNERDNASTIRLEVHLDLDHPLASVQPQPVPGWEVEVETAELDEPVELHGSEITEAPSVITWTGGEIEPGQFQQFPISVGPLPEDVDQVLFKAVQTYDNDEVVRWIEEPVEGEAEPEHPAAVLALAPADGDDHGTGDDDAGEAGEAGEAEDGDHAEPVAAESGDDTTDTTARVLAGVGIAVGVAGVAFGVLAGRRRSTES